A single Pyxicephalus adspersus chromosome 8, UCB_Pads_2.0, whole genome shotgun sequence DNA region contains:
- the GLRX2 gene encoding glutaredoxin 2, whose protein sequence is MRVLPALYCHLFRKNCLLKSREASFHFQEKRLTRSFVKRMGNSNSNSANLQNSNAVKTIEEVISNNCVVIFSKTSCPYCTMAKRAFDEINVNYKTIELDRIEDGSHLQSALHEMTGARTVPRVFVNGTCIGGGSETRKLNEEGKLLQLVQQCNLTSARS, encoded by the exons ATGAGAGTTCTGCCTGCTCTGTACTGTCATTTATTTAG GAAAAACTGCTTGCTGAAATCAAGAGAAGCCTCATTTCATTTTCAAGAAAAGAGATTAACAAGATCTTTTGTTAAAAG AATGGGAAATTCCAATTCTAATTCCGCAAATCTGCAAAACAGCAATGCTGTGAAGACAATAGAG GAAGTCATCTCCAATAACTGTGTAGTCATTTTTTCCAAAACTTCCTGTCCCTATTGCACAATGGCAAAAAGGGCATTTGATGAAATAAACGTGAATTATAAGACGATTGAGTTGGATCGGATAGAGGATGGAAGTCACCTGCAATCAGCACTCCATGAGATGACAGGAGCCAGAACG GTGCCAAGGGTTTTTGTCAATGGAACCTGTATAGGAGGTGGGTCTGAAACCAGGAAACTTAATGAAGAGGGAAAGTTACTTCAACTTGTCCAACAGTGTAACCTCACATCTGCCCGAAGTTGA
- the IVNS1ABP gene encoding influenza virus NS1A-binding protein (The sequence of the model RefSeq protein was modified relative to this genomic sequence to represent the inferred CDS: added 76 bases not found in genome assembly) gives MVPNGFLSFEDEQFIESSVAKLNALRKSGQFCDVKLQVCGHEMLAHRAVLACCSPYLFEIFNNDNESHGMSHVKFDDLNPDAVEVLLNYAYSSQLKAETELVKDVYSAAKKFKIDRVKQVCADYLLSKIDVQSCISYRNFANAMGDWRLLSKIDMYIQEHLLKISEQDDFLKLPRLKLEIMLEENVSLPNNGKLCSKVISWVQRSIWEHGESLETLMDEVQTLYYSADHKLLDGHVLDKHNDMFGGEEDGIQLVQKKSPRESDMHMNNGSSGIPSPSSFSAANPKHEWKIIASEKKSSKAYLCLAVLNSTLSVIFLHGRNTPLSSPINTPRLMKSLSLEIPPDDSNDKIMSPMHYARSGLGTAELNGKLFAAGGYNREECLRTVECYDPESDNWTFLPPMKTPRARFQMAVLMDELYVVGGSNGQSDDLSCGEKYDPKASAWIPVPELRTNRCNAGVCALNGKLYIVGGSDPYGQKGLKNCDVFEPLTRSWTSCAPLNIRRHQSAVCELDNHMYIIGGAESWNCLNSVERYSPENDTWTLVAPMNVARRGAGVAVYDGKLFVGGGFDGSRALSCVESYDPVKNEWKMVGSMNSPRSNAGLIAIGNNIFAVGGFDGNEFLNTIEVFNASINEWSTYTKMCRSKDM, from the exons atggttcccaatgggTTTCTTAGTTTTGAGGATGAACAGTTTATAGAGTCATCCGTTGCCAAACTAAATGCTTTGAGGAAAAGTGGACAGTTCTGTGATGTCAAACTTCAG GTTTGTGGCCATGAAATGTTGGCTCACAGGGCAGTTCTTGCATGCTGTAGTCCGTACTTATTTGAAATTTTCAATAATGACAATGAGTCTCATGGAATGTCTCATGTTAAATTTGATGACTTGAATCCAGACGCAGTAGAAGTTCTGTTAAACTATGCATACTCTTCACA GTGTGTGCTGACTATTTGTTATCCAAGATAGATGTACAGAGCTGTATCTCTTACCGTAACTTTGCAAATGCAATGGGAGATTGGCGCCTTCTAAGTAAAATAGACATGTACATTCAGGAGCATCTTCTGAAAATTTCTGAACAAGATGATTTTCTTAAGCTTCCGCGACTTAAA TTGGAAATAATGCTAGAAGAAAATGTCTCCCTTCCAAATAATGGGAAGTTATGCTCAAAGGTAATCAGCTGGGTTCAGCGCAGCATATGGGAACATGGAGAAAGCTTGGAGACTCTGATGGACGAG GTGCAGACGTTGTATTACTCAGCAGATCACAAGTTACTTGATGGACATGTTTTGGACAAACATAATGACATGTTTGGTGGTGAAGAAGATGGTATACAGTTGGTCCAG aagaaatctccCCGTGAAAGTGACATGCATATGAACAATGGCTCTTCTGGAATTCCTTCACCTTCCAGTTTTTCTGCAGCAAACCCCAAACATGAATGGAAAATAATTGCATCTGAGAAGAAGTCAA gtaaagccTATCTGTGTCTTGCTGTTCTCAACAGCAcattaagtgtgatttttttgcatGGGCGCAACACCCCATTGAGCTCCCCAATAAATACACCTCGTCTAATGAAAAGTTTAAGCCTTGAGATACCACCCGATGACTCAAATGACAAAATCATGTCTCCAATGCATTATGCACGTTCTGGTCTGGGGACAGCTGAACTGAATGGCAAACTATTTGCAGCAG GTGGTTACAACAGAGAAGAATGTCTCCGTACAGTTGAATGCTATGACCCAGAGAGTGACAACTGGACATTTCTGCCTCCAATGAAAACGCCAAGGGCTCGGTTTCAAATGGCAGTTTTAATG GATGAGCTGTATGTTGTTGGAGGATCGAATGGTCAGTCTGATGATCTTAGTTGTGGAGAAAAATATGACCCTAAAGCCAGTGCATGGATACCTGTTCCTGAGCTGAGAACTAATCGTTGCAATGCAG GTGTTTGTGCTCTTAATGGAAAGTTATATATTGTTGGAGGTTCGGATCCTTATGGCCAAAAAGGACTTAAAAATTGTGATGTATTTGAACCTTTGACGAGGTCATGGACAAGCTGCGCTCCACTTAACATCc GAAGGCACCAGTCTGCAGTTTGTGAGCTGGATAATCATATGTACATCATTGGAGGTGCAGAATCGTGGAACTGTTTAAATTCAGTGGAGCGGTACAGTCCTGAAAATGATACCTGGACCCTAGTAGCACCAATGAATGTTGCTCGTCGTGGTGCTGGAGTAGCAGTTTATGatg gtAAACTTTTTGTAGGAGGTGGCTTTGATGGCTCTCGTGCACTAAGCTGTGTGGAATCGTATGACCCTGTAAAAAATGAGTGGAAGATGGTTGGAAGCATGAATTCTCCAAGAAGCAATGCTGGTTTAATAGCTATAGGAAACAACATATTTGCCGTTGGTGGATTTGATGGAAATGAATTTTTGAATACAATTGAAGTTTTTAATGCCAGTATAAATGAATGGAGCACATACACCAAAATGTGCAGATCTAAAGATATGTAG